A genome region from Rhizobium sp. N324 includes the following:
- a CDS encoding SLC13 family permease yields MRVDQWLSLLIIALMMGAFVWGRYRYDIVAVSSLLLAVIVGIVPAKIAFSGFADDIVIIVGSALIVSAAISRSGIMDLALRRFSPERRGPRMQLIILVAIVAALSAFVKNIGALAIMIPVAVQMARKSRVSPSMFLMPMSFASLLGGLMTQIGTSPNIIVSRVREEITGQPFTMFDYTPVGLALSVAGVVFLALFYKLLPERSRVETSMDEAVAIKNYTTEAKVISPSAAIGRSVSWLQKPAGGDAMVTAIIGGSGQRRTPLPDTVLKDGDLLIIEGEQSALDKIVSEARLQLSDRKHEPEMRQDISSVEAIVGEHSRLIGVSAKDVSLFHNTGLNLLAVSRRDRRITERLGEIKIRNGDVLVLQGDLQKLPDLLREWGCLPLVERDLKLGNARNGMIPVIILLATMAATAFGGIPVATAFFAAAFLMVVTGSIPLREVYHHLDAPILIMLAALIPISDSLRTTGTTDIIADLLSRTAEMLPPFGALALILVAAMAVTPFLNNAATVLVMAPIAATFAAKLGYRPDAFLMAVAIGAGCDFLTPIGHQCNTLVMAPGGYRFGDYARLGLPLSLIVVLVSVPALLAVWPI; encoded by the coding sequence ATGCGCGTTGACCAATGGCTCTCTCTTCTCATCATCGCGCTCATGATGGGTGCCTTCGTATGGGGCCGTTACCGATACGATATCGTCGCCGTGAGTTCGCTTCTCCTAGCAGTCATCGTCGGCATCGTCCCTGCTAAAATTGCCTTTTCCGGTTTTGCCGATGACATCGTCATCATCGTCGGCAGCGCGCTGATCGTCAGTGCGGCGATATCGAGATCCGGGATCATGGATCTGGCGCTGCGCCGATTTTCTCCGGAAAGACGCGGGCCGCGGATGCAGCTGATCATTCTGGTCGCCATCGTCGCCGCCCTGTCGGCTTTCGTCAAGAATATCGGGGCGCTGGCGATCATGATCCCGGTTGCCGTGCAGATGGCCCGCAAATCCCGCGTCTCGCCGTCGATGTTCCTGATGCCGATGTCTTTCGCCTCGCTGCTCGGAGGGCTGATGACGCAGATCGGCACATCGCCGAATATCATCGTTTCCCGGGTGCGCGAGGAGATCACCGGGCAGCCGTTCACGATGTTCGACTATACGCCCGTCGGCCTGGCGCTCTCGGTCGCCGGCGTTGTCTTTCTGGCGCTGTTCTACAAGCTGCTGCCTGAGAGATCGCGGGTGGAAACGTCGATGGATGAGGCGGTGGCGATCAAGAACTACACGACCGAAGCCAAGGTCATCTCGCCGTCGGCGGCGATCGGCCGCTCCGTCAGCTGGCTGCAGAAGCCGGCCGGCGGCGATGCGATGGTGACGGCGATTATCGGCGGCAGCGGCCAAAGACGAACGCCGCTTCCCGACACCGTGCTCAAGGATGGCGATCTTCTGATTATCGAGGGCGAGCAAAGCGCCCTCGACAAGATCGTCAGCGAGGCCAGGCTGCAGCTGTCCGATCGTAAACACGAGCCGGAGATGCGCCAGGATATCAGTTCCGTCGAAGCTATCGTCGGCGAACATTCCCGCCTGATCGGCGTCAGCGCCAAAGACGTCTCGCTCTTCCACAATACCGGCCTCAACCTTCTTGCCGTCAGCCGCCGCGACAGGCGCATCACCGAGCGTCTGGGCGAGATCAAAATCCGCAACGGCGACGTCCTGGTGCTGCAGGGCGACTTGCAGAAGCTGCCGGATCTCTTGCGCGAATGGGGCTGCCTGCCGCTGGTCGAACGGGATTTGAAGCTCGGCAACGCCCGCAACGGCATGATCCCCGTCATCATCCTGCTGGCGACGATGGCGGCGACGGCCTTCGGCGGCATCCCCGTCGCGACGGCATTTTTCGCCGCCGCCTTTCTGATGGTGGTTACCGGGTCCATTCCCTTGCGCGAGGTCTACCATCATCTCGATGCGCCCATTCTGATCATGCTGGCCGCGCTGATCCCGATCAGCGATTCGCTCAGAACCACCGGAACGACCGACATCATCGCCGACCTGCTGTCGCGCACCGCCGAGATGCTGCCGCCGTTCGGCGCTCTGGCATTGATCCTGGTTGCGGCCATGGCCGTGACGCCGTTTTTGAACAATGCAGCGACCGTTCTGGTCATGGCGCCGATCGCCGCGACCTTTGCCGCCAAGCTCGGCTACCGGCCCGACGCCTTTCTGATGGCGGTGGCGATCGGCGCCGGCTGTGATTTCCTCACGCCGATCGGCCACCAGTGCAACACGCTGGTCATGGCGCCGGGCGGATATCGATTTGGCGACTATGCGCGATTGGGCCTGCCGCTCTCACTCATCGTCGTGCTGGTCAGCGTGCCGGCCCTGCTGGCCGTCTGGCCGATCTGA
- a CDS encoding DMT family transporter, with protein MTIEAARNPHPIYFIGAFATGGLLTFMVHLNGELARYGNPLFSSWTAHGTGMVAAVILLLALYRRRRPMAGKTGLAPLWAYLGGVSGAATVILTSTTVNSPLGLSGTLALGLAGQVAFSLAADSWGLFGLPKRRPDIRDIAALGLVVTGGALIILFGRGGA; from the coding sequence ATGACCATCGAAGCGGCACGCAATCCGCATCCCATCTATTTCATCGGCGCTTTTGCGACCGGTGGGCTTCTGACGTTTATGGTGCATCTCAATGGGGAGCTGGCACGTTACGGCAATCCGCTGTTCTCCTCCTGGACCGCTCACGGCACAGGCATGGTCGCCGCCGTCATTCTTCTTTTGGCGCTCTACCGCCGGCGCAGACCGATGGCGGGAAAAACCGGCCTCGCACCTTTGTGGGCCTATCTCGGCGGGGTATCCGGCGCCGCAACAGTCATTTTGACCTCGACGACGGTCAACTCGCCGCTCGGGCTCTCCGGCACCCTGGCTTTGGGACTGGCAGGCCAGGTCGCCTTCAGCCTGGCGGCCGACAGCTGGGGATTGTTCGGTCTGCCGAAACGGCGCCCGGATATCAGAGATATCGCCGCGCTCGGCCTGGTCGTCACCGGCGGTGCGCTCATCATCCTGTTCGGGCGAGGTGGAGCATGA
- a CDS encoding ABC transporter substrate-binding protein, producing the protein MTIKRREFLAASAAVAGAAGFGIKPSFAQAEPTYTPESGASLRLLRWTPFVKGDEEAWIANTKKFTEATGVEVRIDKESWEDIRPKAAVAANVGSGPDLIMCWFDDAHQYPDKLVDLTELGNYLGNKYEGWYDGVKGYATRGDTFIAMPLTAIGNAVVYRDSHVKAAGFNEFPNDTAGFLELCKAMKAKGTPAGFPHGKAVGDGNNYAHWLLWSHNGKMVDEGGKVTINSPETLASINYAKELYATFIPGTESWQDVNNNRAFLAGQVSLIANGVSVYYTAKNDPKLAEIAKDIRTTNFPIGPVGKSVELCQTSSLLLFKHTKYPEAAKAYIKFMMEADQMNAWIQGSSAYCCQPLKAFAKNPVWTADPVHAPYARASEKLRPNGYAGPLGYASAATMADYVLVDMYAAAVTGQMSPEDAMKEAERRANRYYRV; encoded by the coding sequence ATGACGATCAAGAGACGTGAATTTCTTGCTGCATCGGCAGCCGTTGCCGGCGCTGCCGGCTTCGGCATCAAGCCATCTTTTGCGCAGGCCGAACCGACCTACACGCCGGAAAGCGGCGCCAGCCTGCGGCTGCTGCGCTGGACGCCTTTCGTCAAGGGCGACGAGGAGGCCTGGATCGCCAACACCAAGAAATTCACCGAAGCGACCGGCGTCGAAGTGCGCATCGACAAGGAAAGCTGGGAGGATATCCGCCCGAAGGCTGCGGTTGCCGCCAATGTCGGTTCCGGCCCCGATCTCATCATGTGCTGGTTCGACGACGCCCACCAATATCCGGACAAGCTGGTCGACCTCACCGAACTCGGCAATTACCTCGGCAACAAGTATGAGGGCTGGTACGACGGCGTGAAGGGCTATGCGACGCGCGGCGACACCTTCATCGCCATGCCGCTGACGGCGATCGGCAATGCCGTCGTCTATCGCGACAGCCATGTGAAGGCTGCCGGTTTCAACGAATTCCCCAACGATACCGCAGGCTTCCTCGAACTGTGCAAGGCGATGAAGGCAAAGGGCACGCCGGCCGGCTTCCCGCACGGCAAGGCGGTCGGTGACGGCAACAATTACGCCCACTGGCTGCTCTGGAGCCATAATGGCAAGATGGTCGACGAAGGCGGCAAGGTAACGATCAACAGCCCGGAGACGCTGGCTTCGATCAACTATGCCAAGGAGCTCTACGCGACCTTCATTCCGGGCACGGAAAGCTGGCAGGACGTCAACAACAACCGCGCCTTCCTGGCCGGCCAAGTCTCGCTGATCGCCAACGGTGTTTCGGTCTATTACACCGCCAAGAACGACCCGAAGCTCGCCGAGATCGCCAAGGACATCCGCACGACCAACTTCCCGATCGGCCCGGTCGGCAAGAGCGTCGAGCTTTGCCAGACGAGCTCGCTGCTTCTGTTCAAGCACACCAAATATCCGGAAGCCGCCAAGGCCTACATCAAGTTCATGATGGAAGCCGACCAGATGAATGCCTGGATCCAGGGCTCCAGCGCCTATTGCTGCCAGCCGCTCAAGGCCTTCGCCAAGAACCCGGTCTGGACCGCCGATCCGGTCCACGCGCCCTATGCGCGCGCCTCGGAAAAGCTGCGCCCGAACGGTTATGCCGGCCCGCTCGGCTACGCCTCGGCGGCAACCATGGCCGACTACGTTCTGGTCGACATGTATGCCGCCGCCGTCACCGGCCAGATGTCGCCTGAGGATGCGATGAAGGAAGCTGAACGCCGGGCAAACCGCTACTATCGCGTCTAG
- the denD gene encoding D-erythronate dehydrogenase, translating to MHILIIGAGGMIGRKLAASLARSGSLGARTITRMTLVDIAPPPVPSGVVASVEALAADISEGDAAQALAARRADVIFHLAAIVSGEAERNFDLGYRVNLDGTRLLLEAIRHEGSRQAYVPRLVFSSSIAVYGAPFPDPIPDDYVQAPLTSYGVQKAISELLLADYSRRGFVDGVGIRLPTIVIRPGAPNAAASGFFSGILREPLAGQRAVLPVEETVKHWLASPRSAVKFLIHAATLDTSSLGARRTLTMPGVAATVADQIAALRRAAGPEAVDLIDRRRDEVIEGIVAGWPKSFTPDRATQLGFTAETSVDELIEVYLAEDAPAASRGN from the coding sequence ATGCATATTCTCATTATCGGAGCGGGAGGAATGATCGGCCGGAAGCTCGCCGCCAGCTTGGCGCGCAGCGGTTCCCTCGGCGCTCGAACGATCACCCGCATGACGCTTGTGGATATCGCGCCGCCGCCGGTGCCGTCAGGCGTCGTTGCCTCGGTCGAAGCGCTGGCGGCCGACATTTCCGAAGGCGATGCGGCGCAAGCCCTGGCGGCTCGCCGGGCCGACGTGATCTTCCATCTCGCCGCGATCGTTTCCGGCGAGGCCGAGCGCAATTTCGACCTCGGCTACCGGGTCAATCTCGATGGCACACGATTGCTGTTGGAGGCGATCCGGCACGAGGGAAGCCGGCAAGCCTATGTTCCCCGGCTCGTCTTCTCTTCGTCGATCGCGGTCTACGGCGCGCCGTTTCCCGATCCGATCCCCGACGATTATGTCCAGGCGCCGCTCACCAGCTATGGCGTGCAGAAGGCGATATCCGAGCTTTTGCTGGCCGACTATTCGCGCCGCGGCTTCGTCGACGGCGTCGGAATTCGACTGCCGACCATCGTCATCCGGCCGGGTGCGCCGAACGCCGCCGCGTCCGGCTTCTTTTCCGGAATCCTGCGAGAGCCGCTGGCCGGCCAGCGGGCGGTTCTTCCCGTGGAGGAGACGGTCAAGCACTGGCTGGCAAGCCCGCGTTCCGCCGTCAAATTTCTGATCCACGCCGCAACGCTCGACACATCGTCGCTGGGTGCACGCCGCACGCTGACCATGCCGGGGGTTGCCGCCACCGTTGCCGACCAGATCGCCGCATTGCGCCGCGCCGCCGGCCCCGAGGCGGTCGACCTGATCGACCGCCGCCGCGACGAGGTCATCGAAGGGATCGTCGCCGGATGGCCGAAATCCTTTACGCCTGATCGTGCGACGCAACTGGGTTTCACAGCCGAAACCAGCGTCGACGAGCTGATCGAGGTCTATCTCGCCGAGGACGCTCCGGCAGCGTCCCGAGGCAATTGA
- a CDS encoding carbohydrate ABC transporter permease → MSMANSGNGRGPVSSLLQNNNVLGFLFMLPAAVFLVCFLTYPLGLGVWLGFTDTRIGRDGIFIGLENYQFLMDDSVFWLSVFNTVLYTFVASVLKFALGLWLAMLLNQHLPYKSFFRAIVLLPWVVPTVLSALAFWWIYDSQFSIISWSLMKLGLISGPINFLGDPINARISVIVANVWRGIPFVAISLLAGLQTIPASLQEAASLDGATSWQRFRYVTLPMLTPIIAVVMTFSVLFTFTDFQLIYVLTKGGPVNATHLMATLSFQRGIPGGQLGEGAAIAVAMVPFLLGAIMFSFFGLQRRKWQQGGQD, encoded by the coding sequence ATGTCGATGGCAAATTCGGGGAATGGACGTGGGCCGGTCTCTTCGCTCCTGCAGAACAACAATGTGCTCGGCTTCCTGTTCATGCTGCCGGCGGCGGTGTTCCTTGTCTGCTTTCTCACCTACCCGCTGGGGCTCGGGGTCTGGCTCGGCTTCACCGATACGCGGATCGGCCGCGACGGCATCTTCATCGGGCTGGAGAACTACCAGTTCCTGATGGATGACTCGGTCTTCTGGCTGTCGGTGTTCAACACCGTCCTCTACACCTTCGTCGCCTCGGTGCTGAAATTCGCGCTCGGCCTCTGGCTGGCGATGCTGCTCAACCAGCATCTGCCCTATAAATCCTTCTTCCGGGCGATCGTCCTGCTCCCCTGGGTGGTGCCGACGGTGCTTTCGGCGCTGGCCTTCTGGTGGATCTACGATTCCCAGTTCTCGATCATCTCCTGGTCGCTGATGAAACTGGGGCTGATCAGCGGGCCGATCAACTTTCTCGGCGATCCGATCAATGCGCGCATATCCGTCATCGTCGCCAATGTCTGGCGCGGCATTCCCTTCGTGGCGATCTCGCTGCTTGCGGGGTTGCAGACGATCCCGGCGTCGCTGCAGGAGGCAGCCTCGCTCGACGGCGCCACCAGCTGGCAGCGTTTCCGCTATGTGACGCTGCCGATGCTGACGCCGATCATCGCCGTCGTGATGACCTTCTCGGTGCTTTTCACCTTTACCGATTTCCAGCTGATCTACGTGCTGACCAAGGGCGGGCCGGTCAACGCCACACATCTGATGGCGACGCTCTCGTTCCAGCGCGGCATTCCCGGCGGCCAGCTCGGCGAGGGTGCGGCGATCGCCGTCGCCATGGTGCCCTTCCTGCTCGGCGCGATCATGTTCAGCTTCTTCGGCCTGCAGCGGCGCAAATGGCAGCAGGGCGGCCAGGATTAG
- a CDS encoding carbohydrate ABC transporter permease, translating into MSTHSNTADRANTADQVVTDNAEGMSYLNRLPRRIVMLYLPMAVFVFVLLFPFYWMAITAVKPNEQLTDYTNYSPFWVVGPTIAHIKYLFLETSYPGWLWNTMLVAVCSTFLSLVASVLGAYAIERVRFTGSRSVGLVIFLAYLVPPSILFIPLAFIVFKLGIYDSRLALIFTYPTFLIPFCTWLLMGYFRSIPFELEESALVDGANRWQILTKIILPLAVPGLISAGIFAFTLSWNEFIYALTFIQSSENKTIPVGVLTELVRGDVFEWGALMAGALFGSLPVVILYSFFVDYYVSSMTGAVKE; encoded by the coding sequence ATGTCGACACATTCAAACACAGCCGATCGGGCCAACACCGCAGATCAGGTCGTGACCGACAATGCCGAAGGCATGAGCTATCTGAACCGCCTGCCGCGGCGGATCGTGATGCTGTATCTGCCGATGGCGGTTTTCGTCTTCGTGCTGCTCTTCCCGTTTTACTGGATGGCGATCACCGCGGTGAAACCCAACGAGCAGCTGACCGACTATACAAATTACAGCCCGTTCTGGGTGGTCGGACCGACGATTGCGCACATCAAATACCTGTTCCTCGAGACATCCTATCCGGGCTGGCTGTGGAACACGATGCTGGTCGCGGTCTGCTCCACCTTCCTCTCGCTGGTGGCGTCGGTCCTCGGCGCCTATGCGATCGAGCGCGTCCGCTTTACCGGCTCACGCTCCGTCGGCCTGGTGATCTTCCTCGCCTATCTCGTGCCGCCTTCGATCCTCTTCATCCCGCTTGCCTTCATCGTCTTCAAGCTCGGGATTTACGATTCCCGGCTGGCGCTGATCTTCACCTATCCGACCTTCCTCATTCCCTTCTGCACCTGGCTGCTGATGGGTTACTTCCGCTCGATCCCCTTCGAACTGGAAGAAAGCGCCCTGGTGGATGGCGCCAACCGGTGGCAGATTTTGACCAAGATCATCCTGCCGCTGGCCGTGCCGGGGCTGATCTCAGCCGGCATCTTCGCCTTCACGCTATCCTGGAACGAATTCATCTATGCCCTTACTTTCATTCAGTCATCGGAGAATAAAACCATTCCCGTCGGCGTGCTGACCGAACTGGTGCGCGGCGATGTCTTCGAATGGGGGGCGCTGATGGCGGGCGCGCTGTTCGGCTCGCTGCCGGTGGTCATCCTCTACTCGTTCTTCGTGGATTATTACGTGTCCTCGATGACGGGTGCGGTGAAGGAGTAG
- a CDS encoding FadR/GntR family transcriptional regulator codes for MDVRAMLEEVATLGGAPKKSMKDFVVQKIATFIATGILKTGDPLPSERELAGALSVSRETVRGAILILSTHGILSVAQGTRTVVASEDVGELAVQAARYRDIAAYSLDNVHEARLLIEAQVVRAAAVKMDASTLDYLGKSIAAQEAACDDPVRFLICDREFHTAIYRSSGNAVLADMAADLYSYLLSHRRRVVSQPGTIATSIADHRLILAGLETRDPDAACAAFAIHETRIYTTTKLLLA; via the coding sequence ATGGATGTGCGGGCCATGCTCGAAGAGGTTGCGACGCTGGGCGGCGCGCCGAAGAAGTCGATGAAAGACTTCGTCGTCCAGAAAATCGCGACCTTTATCGCCACCGGCATCCTCAAGACAGGCGATCCGCTGCCCAGCGAACGTGAACTGGCTGGCGCGCTTTCGGTCAGCCGCGAGACCGTCCGCGGCGCGATCCTCATCCTTTCCACGCACGGTATTCTCTCGGTTGCGCAGGGAACGCGCACGGTGGTGGCATCGGAAGATGTCGGCGAACTGGCTGTCCAGGCGGCGCGCTATCGCGACATTGCGGCCTATAGTCTCGACAATGTTCATGAGGCGCGGCTGCTGATCGAAGCACAGGTCGTCAGGGCCGCCGCGGTCAAGATGGACGCGTCGACGCTTGATTATCTCGGCAAGTCGATCGCGGCACAGGAAGCCGCCTGTGACGATCCCGTCCGTTTTTTGATCTGCGACCGCGAATTTCACACCGCCATCTACCGTTCCAGCGGCAATGCGGTTCTGGCCGACATGGCCGCCGATCTTTATTCCTATCTTCTGAGCCACCGCAGGCGCGTCGTCTCGCAGCCCGGCACGATCGCCACGAGCATCGCCGATCACCGGCTGATCCTCGCCGGCCTGGAGACGCGGGATCCGGACGCCGCATGCGCAGCCTTCGCGATCCATGAAACCCGCATTTACACGACAACCAAACTGCTCCTCGCCTAG
- the ligD gene encoding DNA ligase D, translated as MASDNLSTYRSKRDFQKTAEPSGEKQIARSNRHRFVIQKHDATRLHYDLRLELDGVFKSWAVTKGPSLDPHDKRLAVEVEDHPLDYGDFEGTIPKGQYGGGTVMLWDRGYWEPEGKKSPQQALAKGDFKFTLEGERLHGSFVLVRMRNDRNGGKRTNWLLIKHHDEFSVEEDGAAVLDENDTSVASGRTMDAIAAGKGRKPKPFMLKGGDLKADAVWDSNHGLAAEERKEEGRTGRTPKTAPIDLPDFIAPQLCQTLERPPPGEGWIHEIKFDGYRIQMRILEGEVTLKTRKGLDWTGKYPEIAEAASALPDAIIDGEICALDDHGAPDFAALQAAISEGRTGDLVYFAFDLLYNGGEDLRSLPVVERKARLQSLLSEAGDEPRIRFVEHFETGGDAVLRSACKLSLEGIVSKQGDAPYQSGRTDSWAKSKCRAGHEVVIGAYAKTNGKFRSLLVGVYRGDHFVYVGRVGTGYGAKKVETLLPKLQALEATKSPFTGIGAPKKEAEVTWLKPKLVAEIEFAGWTADGIVRQAAFKGLREDKPAREVKAERPARPEETEVPEPAAEVKARPARRMGAKAEVMGVMISNPDKPLWPDANDRRPVTKEELARYYEAVGGWMITHIEGRPCSIIRTPDGLGGEQFFQRHAMPGTSNLLELVKVFGDKKPYLQIDRVEGLAAVAQIGAVELHPWNCEPHKPEVPGRLVFDLDPGPDVPFSTVVSAAREMRDRLEALGLVGFCKTTGGKGLHVVTPLAINKRKPLSWAEAKSFAHDVCQQMARDNPDLYLIKMTKSLRNGRIFLDYLRNDRMATAVAPLSPRARPGATVSMPLTWSQVKSDLDPKRFTIRTVPALLSKSSAWEDYGDGHRPLEQAIKRLGKVLSAG; from the coding sequence ATGGCCAGTGACAACCTCTCGACATATCGATCGAAGCGCGACTTTCAAAAGACGGCGGAGCCGAGCGGCGAGAAGCAGATCGCCCGCAGCAACCGTCACCGCTTCGTCATCCAGAAACATGACGCCACCCGGCTGCATTACGATTTGCGGCTGGAGCTCGACGGCGTCTTCAAATCCTGGGCTGTGACCAAAGGCCCGTCTCTCGATCCGCACGACAAGCGGCTGGCCGTCGAGGTCGAGGATCACCCGCTCGATTATGGCGACTTCGAAGGCACGATCCCGAAAGGCCAGTATGGCGGCGGCACGGTGATGCTGTGGGACCGCGGCTATTGGGAGCCCGAGGGAAAGAAGAGCCCGCAACAGGCGCTTGCCAAGGGCGACTTCAAGTTCACCCTGGAAGGCGAACGGCTGCACGGCAGCTTCGTGCTGGTGCGCATGCGCAACGATCGCAACGGCGGCAAGCGAACCAACTGGCTGCTGATCAAGCACCATGACGAATTCTCGGTCGAGGAAGACGGCGCAGCGGTGCTTGACGAGAACGACACCTCTGTCGCCTCCGGCCGGACGATGGACGCAATCGCCGCCGGCAAGGGCCGCAAGCCAAAGCCGTTCATGCTCAAGGGCGGCGATCTCAAGGCGGATGCGGTCTGGGACAGCAATCACGGGCTGGCCGCCGAAGAGAGGAAGGAGGAGGGCCGAACCGGCAGGACGCCGAAAACAGCGCCAATCGACCTCCCGGATTTCATTGCGCCACAGCTTTGCCAGACCCTGGAGCGTCCGCCGCCCGGCGAGGGCTGGATCCACGAGATCAAGTTCGACGGCTACCGTATCCAGATGCGCATACTCGAGGGCGAGGTGACGCTGAAGACCCGGAAAGGGCTCGACTGGACCGGCAAATATCCCGAGATCGCCGAGGCGGCATCGGCGCTGCCCGACGCCATCATCGACGGCGAGATCTGCGCTCTCGACGATCATGGCGCCCCGGATTTCGCCGCCCTGCAGGCCGCCATTTCGGAAGGCAGGACCGGCGATCTCGTTTATTTCGCCTTCGATCTTCTCTACAACGGTGGCGAGGACCTGCGCTCTCTGCCCGTCGTCGAGCGCAAGGCGCGGCTGCAAAGCCTGCTGTCGGAGGCCGGCGATGAGCCTCGGATCCGTTTCGTCGAGCATTTCGAGACCGGCGGCGATGCGGTCCTGCGCTCCGCCTGCAAACTGTCGCTGGAAGGCATCGTCTCCAAACAGGGCGATGCGCCCTATCAATCCGGCCGCACCGACAGCTGGGCGAAGTCGAAATGCCGCGCCGGCCATGAAGTGGTGATCGGCGCCTATGCCAAGACCAACGGCAAATTCCGATCGCTGCTGGTCGGCGTCTACCGCGGCGACCACTTCGTCTATGTCGGCCGCGTCGGCACGGGATATGGCGCCAAGAAAGTGGAAACGCTGCTGCCGAAGCTGCAGGCGCTCGAGGCGACGAAATCGCCCTTCACCGGCATCGGCGCGCCGAAGAAGGAGGCCGAGGTCACCTGGCTGAAGCCCAAGCTGGTGGCGGAAATCGAATTCGCCGGCTGGACCGCCGACGGCATCGTCCGCCAAGCGGCCTTCAAGGGCTTGCGCGAGGACAAGCCGGCGAGAGAGGTCAAGGCCGAACGGCCGGCCAGGCCTGAAGAGACCGAGGTGCCGGAGCCGGCGGCGGAGGTGAAGGCGAGGCCCGCCCGCCGAATGGGCGCCAAGGCCGAGGTGATGGGGGTGATGATCTCCAATCCGGACAAGCCGCTGTGGCCGGATGCCAATGACCGTCGGCCGGTGACCAAGGAGGAGCTCGCCCGCTATTATGAAGCCGTCGGCGGCTGGATGATCACGCATATCGAGGGGCGTCCCTGTTCGATCATCCGTACGCCCGATGGGCTCGGCGGCGAGCAGTTCTTCCAGCGCCATGCGATGCCCGGCACCTCGAACCTTCTCGAACTCGTCAAGGTCTTCGGCGACAAGAAACCCTATCTGCAGATCGACCGGGTCGAGGGCCTGGCCGCCGTCGCGCAGATCGGCGCCGTCGAGTTGCATCCCTGGAATTGTGAACCGCATAAGCCGGAGGTGCCCGGCCGGCTGGTGTTCGACCTCGACCCCGGCCCCGACGTGCCGTTCTCGACGGTCGTTTCCGCCGCCCGCGAGATGCGCGATCGTCTCGAGGCGCTCGGTCTCGTCGGTTTCTGCAAGACAACAGGCGGCAAGGGCCTGCATGTCGTCACGCCGCTTGCGATCAACAAGCGCAAGCCGCTTTCCTGGGCGGAGGCGAAGAGCTTCGCGCATGACGTCTGCCAGCAGATGGCGCGCGACAATCCCGATCTCTATCTGATCAAGATGACCAAGAGCCTGCGGAACGGCCGCATCTTCCTCGACTATCTCCGCAATGACCGGATGGCGACGGCGGTGGCACCTTTGTCGCCCCGTGCCCGGCCGGGCGCCACCGTGTCGATGCCGCTGACCTGGAGCCAGGTCAAATCGGATCTCGACCCCAAACGCTTCACCATCCGCACCGTGCCGGCGCTGCTGTCGAAATCATCGGCCTGGGAGGATTATGGCGACGGCCACCGCCCGCTGGAGCAGGCAATCAAACGCTTAGGCAAAGTCTTAAGCGCGGGTTGA
- a CDS encoding ABC transporter ATP-binding protein has product MAGVQFADVRKSFGVHPVIKGVDIDIADGEFVILVGPSGCGKSTLLRMLAGLENISGGEIKIGGRVVNTLPPKDRDIAMVFQNYALYPHMTVEQNMGFSLMLNKAPKAEAEKRVKYAAGILGLDKLLDRYPRQLSGGQRQRVAMGRAIVRDPEVFLFDEPLSNLDAKLRVAMRAEIKELHQRLKTTTVYVTHDQIEAMTMADKIVVMHDGIVEQIGSPLELYDKPANLFVGGFIGSPAMNMIKGRLDPEDARQFVAANGTRLPVADPPASAVGRELVYGLRPEYISLDPNGVPAEIVVIEPTGYETHLTVRLGGSDVSCVFRERVNARPGEAIRVAIDASHVHLFDAEGGQRLTD; this is encoded by the coding sequence ATGGCAGGCGTTCAATTCGCGGATGTGCGGAAATCCTTCGGTGTGCATCCGGTCATCAAGGGCGTGGATATCGACATTGCCGATGGGGAATTCGTCATCCTCGTCGGCCCCTCGGGCTGCGGCAAGTCGACCCTTCTGCGGATGCTGGCAGGGCTCGAGAATATTTCCGGCGGCGAGATCAAGATCGGCGGGCGCGTGGTCAACACGCTGCCGCCGAAGGACCGCGACATCGCCATGGTCTTTCAGAACTACGCGCTCTATCCGCATATGACGGTAGAGCAGAACATGGGCTTCTCGCTGATGCTCAACAAGGCGCCGAAGGCGGAGGCCGAAAAGCGGGTGAAATATGCCGCCGGCATCCTCGGTCTCGACAAATTGCTCGACCGCTATCCGCGCCAGCTTTCCGGCGGCCAGCGCCAGCGTGTCGCCATGGGCCGGGCGATCGTGCGCGATCCGGAAGTCTTTCTGTTCGACGAACCGCTCTCCAACCTCGATGCCAAGCTGCGCGTCGCCATGCGCGCCGAGATCAAGGAGCTGCACCAGCGGCTGAAAACCACCACCGTTTACGTCACCCACGACCAGATCGAGGCGATGACCATGGCCGACAAGATCGTCGTCATGCATGACGGCATCGTCGAGCAGATCGGATCGCCGCTCGAACTTTACGACAAGCCCGCCAATCTGTTCGTCGGCGGCTTCATCGGCTCGCCGGCGATGAACATGATCAAGGGCAGGCTCGACCCGGAAGACGCCCGCCAGTTCGTCGCCGCCAATGGCACGCGGCTGCCCGTCGCCGATCCGCCCGCAAGTGCGGTGGGGCGCGAACTCGTCTATGGGCTGCGCCCCGAATATATCTCGCTCGATCCGAACGGTGTGCCGGCCGAGATCGTGGTGATCGAACCCACCGGCTATGAGACCCATCTGACCGTTCGCCTCGGCGGCAGCGATGTCAGCTGCGTATTCCGGGAGCGCGTCAATGCCCGCCCGGGCGAAGCGATCCGCGTGGCGATCGACGCTTCGCACGTCCATCTCTTCGATGCCGAAGGCGGCCAGAGATTGACCGACTGA